Proteins encoded by one window of Arachis hypogaea cultivar Tifrunner chromosome 1, arahy.Tifrunner.gnm2.J5K5, whole genome shotgun sequence:
- the LOC112700397 gene encoding formin-like protein 13, producing the protein MAMLRKLFFRKPPDGLLEICERVYVFDCCFTTDAWSEENYKVYIDGIVGHLRENLQDASILVFNFREEDTKSVMADILSEYDITIMDYPRHYEGCPVLKMELIHHFLRSGESWLSLGQHNVLLMHCERGGWPVLAFMLAALLIFRKLYTGEQRTLDMVYKQSPRELLHLLTPLNPIPSQLRYLQYVSRRNVAIDWPPLDRALMLDCIILRFIPNFDGEGVCHPLFRIYGQDPFSGDKNPKMLYSTPKRSKNIRCYKQGESELIKIDISCHIQGDVVVESTNLNTDMEQEMMMFRVMFNTAFVRSNIMMLNRDEVDILWDGKDHFPKDFRAEILFSEMDAAAAVMVDRTSCFEEKEGLPVEAFAKVQEIFNYVDWLDPNADAALNVLQQMTASAIINDKLDTVSDQHGEMGTMPQGKMSKQSPENEKSKKGDMASKVDATPKASDISYLPGSMEASFSPETPPLRPARTRLGKTFHDSLPHTEVSHQLVIDETEAQLQDRSLSPISRFAPESQSSPTSCSKSPTDTITLASNSGTTSVQPPPALSPRTPLKEIPPVKTRLESSSPPPPPLPPTPPPKDHKPAIVRPPPPPPHPSKNDLHVIEGTPPPPSPALKEEPQIKARHPPPPPPPPPAKDDSQVRAKSPPPPPPPPCLSVKAEAPSTPSAAPPPPPPPLPPSASFPSNKPNPSAPAAPPPPSAPTAPRPPSAPAAPPPPAPFGKGGSNPSNGFPGSLSDGSGSKGRILSRTISSKNNGKKLKPLHWLKLSRAVQGSLWAETQKSGEASKAPEIDMSELESLFSAAAPSSGSTKKSNSQSSVGPKSDKVQLIEHRRAYNCEIMLSKVKVPLHELMSSVLALEESALDIDQVENIIKFCPTKEEMELLKGYTGEKEKLGRCEQFFLELMQVPRVESKLRVFSFKIQFQTQVADLRNNLNVVNAAADEIRGSVKFKRVMQTILSLGNALNQGTARGSAIGFRLDSLLKLTETRARNKKMTLMHYLCKVLADKLPEVLDFSKDVANLEPAAKIQLKILAEEMQAISKGLEKVVQELSISENDGPMSETFRKNLKGFLSHAEAEVRSLASLYSRVGRNVDTLILYFGEDPSRCPFEQVVNTLLNFTGMFNKAHEENSKQLELEMKKTADSDKKKCEQEKIIPAAIWTGNVQ; encoded by the exons ATGGCTATGCTCCGAAAATTGTTCTTTCGAAAACCCCCCGATGGCCTTCTCGAGATCTGTGAACGAGTCTATG TATTTGATTGCTGCTTCACCACTGATGCTTGGAGCGAAGAGAATTACAAAGTTTACATTGATGGTATAGTTGGTCATCTTAGGGAGAACTTGCAAGATGCTTcaattcttgttttcaatttcagagaggaagaCACCAAAAGCGTTATGGCAGATATATTATCTGAGTATGACATTACTATTATGGACTATCCGCGGCACTACGAGGGTTGCCCTGTGCTCAAGATGGAGCTCATTCACCATTTCTTAAGGTCTGGTGAGAGTTGGCTCTCTCTTGGGCAGCACAATGTGTTGTTAATGCATTGTGAGCGTGGAGGTTGGCCTGTTTTGGCCTTCATGCTAGCTGCATTGTTGATTTTTCGGAAGCTTTATACCGGGGAGCAACGGACTTTGGATATGGTGTATAAGCAGTCTCCCCGCGAGCTTTTACATTTGCTGACACCCTTGAATCCGATCCCTTCACAGCTGAGGTATCTGCAGTATGTTTCAAGAAGGAATGTGGCCATAGATTGGCCACCGTTGGACAGGGCGCTCATGTTGGACTGCATCATCCTTAGATTCATCCCAAATTTCGATGGAGAAGGAGTCTGCCATCCCTTGTTTAGAATTTATGGGCAGGACCCTTTTAGTGGAGACAAGAATCCGAAAATGTTGTACTCAACGCCCAAGAGAAGCAAGAATATCCGGTGTTACAAGCAG GGAGAGAGTGAACTAATTAAGATTGATATCAGTTGCCATATTCAAGGTGATGTTGTGGTTGAGAGCACTAACTTGAACACTGATATGGAGCAAGAAATGATGATGTTCCGAGTAATGTTCAACACTGCTTTTGTTAGATCTAATATTATGATGCTTAACCGGGATGAAGTTGACATTTTATGGGATGGTAAAGATCACTTTCCAAAGGATTTCAGAGCTGAG ATCCTTTTCTCAGAAATGGATGCTGCTGCAGCTGTTATGGTGGATCGCACCTCATGCTTCGAGGAGAAGGAAGGACTGCCAGTGGAAGCATTTGCCAAGGTTCAAGAGATTTTTAACTATGTGGACTGGTTGGACCCCAATGCAGATGCTGCACTAAATGTTCTCCAACAGATGACTGCTTCGGCTATCATTAACGACAAGTTGGATACAGTTTCTGATCAGCATGGAGAAATGGGCACAATGCCTCAGGGGAAAATGAGTAAGCAATCCCCGGAAAATGAGAAGAGTAAAAAAGGTGACATGGCCAGCAAAGTTGATGCTACTCCAAAGGCATCTGATATTTCTTATTTGCCTGGTTCTATGGAAGCTTCTTTTTCCCCAGAAACTCCTCCTTTACGGCCTGCCCGAACTAGATTAGGCAAAACATTTCATGATTCTCTTCCCCATACAGAAGTCAGTCATCAACTTGTTATTGATGAAACTGAAGCCCAATTACAAGATAGAAGTCTGTCACCTATTTCTAGGTTTGCACCTGAGAGTCAATCGTCACCTACCTCTTGTAGTAAGTCACCAACTGATACCATCACCCTGGCTTCAAATTCAGGTACTACTTCAGTTCAGCCACCCCCTGCACTTTCTCCCAGAACACCGTTGAAGGAGATTCCACCTGTAAAAACAAGACTCGAGTCATCCTCACCGCCTCCACCCCCTCTTCCTCCTACTCCTCCTCCAAAGGATCATAAACCAGCTATAGTTAGACCTCCTCCACCTCCGCCACATCCTTCAAAGAATGATCTACATGTTATAGAAGGAACCCCTCCTCCACCATCACCTGCTTTAAAGGAAGAGCCACAGATAAAAGCTAGacaccctcctcctcctcctcctccacctccTGCAAAGGATGATTCACAGGTTAGAGCTAAATCCCCTCCACCACCGCCACCACCTCCTTGTCTCTCTGTCAAAGCTGAAGCTCCTAGTACACCATCAGCAGCaccaccgccgccgccgccgccactgCCACCATCTGCATCATTTCCCTCCAATAAGCCCAATCCTTCTGCACCAGCTGCCCCTCCACCTCCTTCTGCACCAACTGCTCCacgacctccttctgcaccagcTGCTCCACCACCTCCTGCTCCCTTTGGCAAGGGAGGTTCAAACCCCAGCAATGGTTTTCCAGGGTCTCTTTCGGATGGATCCGGCTCAAAGGGACGGATTCTGTCACGTACTATTAGTTCAAAGAATAATGGCAAAAAGCTGAAGCCATTGCACTGGTTGAAACTATCTAGGGCGGTGCAAGGAAGTTTGTGGGCTGAGACACAGAAATCGGGTGAAGCTTCCAA AGCCCCAGAGATTGACATGTCAGAGCTTGAGAGTCTCTTCTCAGCAGCAGCCCCAAGTTCAGGTTCAACCAAGAAATCAAATTCCCAAAGCTCAGTTGGGCCTAAATCTGATAAAGTGCAGCTG ATTGAGCATAGGCGAGCATACAATTGTGAAATCATGCTTTCAAAAGTGAAGGTGCCATTGCATGAATTAATG AGCTCAGTGCTAGCACTGGAAGAGTCAGCACTAGACATTGATCAGGTTGAGAATATCATAAAGTTTTGTCCTACGAAAGAAGAGATGGAATTACTTAAG GGTTATACAGGGGAAAAGGAGAAGTTAGGGAGGTGTGAACAG TTCTTCTTAGAGTTGATGCAAGTACCACGGGTAGAATCCAAGCTCAGAGTTTTCTCATTCAAAATTCAGTTCCAAACTCAG GTTGCTGACCTTAGAAATAACCTGAATGTTGTGAATGCTGCAGCAGATGAG ATCAGAGGTTCTGTCAAATTTAAGAGAGTTATGCAAACCATACTTTCCCTGGGCAATGCTTTGAACCAGGGAACTGCCAGGG GTTCAGCCATTGGATTCAGATTGGATAGTCTTCTGAAGCTTACTGAAACACGTGCACGGAACAAGAAGATGACTCTCATGCATTATCTTTGCAAG GTGCTGGCTGATAAACTACCAGAAGTTTTAGACTTCTCCAAGGATGTTGCTAACCTAGAGCCAGCAGCAAAG ATCCAATTGAAAATTCTGGCAGAGGAGATGCAAGCTATAAGCAAAGGATTAGAGAAAGTTGTGCAGGAATTATCGATCTCTGAAAATGATGGTCCGATGTCAGAGACTTTCCGCAAG AATTTGAAAGGGTTCCTCTCTCATGCTGAAGCTGAAGTCCGTTCATTGGCTTCACTATATTCTCGCGTG GGTAGGAATGTAGACACGTTGATTCTTTATTTTGGGGAAGATCCATCACGGTGCCCTTTTGAGCAAG TTGTCAATACTCTGCTCAACTTCACTGGAATGTTTAATAAAGCACATGAAGAGAACAGCAAGCAGCTAGAGCTTGAAATGAAGAAAACAGCAGACAGTGACAAAAAGAAGTGTGAACAAGAAAAGATAATACCGGCAGCAATCTGGACCGGCAACGTCCAATGA